A genomic segment from Streptomyces sp. NBC_00459 encodes:
- a CDS encoding class I adenylate-forming enzyme family protein, with protein sequence MPQPQPLLADRGFYLGPVFRRAADRHGAVFVTLDRPLDVSPDLGVDLSYSQLADLVEELSARLWAAGVRPSEQVVVHKTDNVDIVLLTCAVSRIGAVPVLLSPGLAGPVVGQLLARLQRPWLLTDSAKLTGPLAELDLAPLVRRTLSVDADAGADAPGAEPLAMYAGAEPVAAVRLHPREPALITHSSGTTGIPKLAVHCANTMWNRLVPQQAMGWPTRGETAALHMSFVHSRFYHLLGVLLHFGSPLLLITDPTPAAVGPLLARHRPGIVETHPNTFVLWEELADAPGQPLSRVRSYGSTFDAIHPRTVRRLLGASKRRSAWLIQLYGQSETGPVAFQWFTRRSVAKADGRRVGIGIPGFTRVRVTDDDGRTAAPGKPGRIEARTRGRILTYLGAREQYDRQLDGGGWWQMGDMGYRSRLGALYLIDREIDQIDSVHSNLEVEDTLMDRLEELREVVIVPGADREPVPVVCVRDEMPLDPDRWRQATADLPTMAEPRQWRFEELPMTATWKVKRVEITRMLAEGARA encoded by the coding sequence ATGCCACAGCCGCAGCCCCTGCTCGCCGACCGCGGTTTCTATCTGGGCCCGGTCTTCCGGCGGGCCGCCGACCGCCACGGAGCCGTCTTCGTCACCCTGGACCGGCCGCTCGACGTGAGCCCCGACCTCGGGGTCGACCTCAGCTACAGCCAACTGGCCGATCTGGTCGAGGAGTTGTCGGCCCGGCTGTGGGCGGCCGGAGTGCGACCGTCCGAGCAGGTGGTCGTCCACAAGACGGACAACGTCGACATCGTGCTGCTGACCTGTGCGGTCTCCCGTATCGGCGCGGTCCCGGTGCTGCTGTCCCCCGGCCTCGCCGGACCGGTCGTCGGTCAGCTGCTGGCCCGGCTGCAACGCCCCTGGCTGCTCACCGACAGCGCCAAACTCACCGGCCCGCTCGCGGAGTTGGACCTCGCCCCGCTCGTACGCCGAACCCTCTCCGTCGATGCCGACGCCGGTGCCGACGCGCCCGGTGCCGAGCCGCTGGCGATGTACGCGGGCGCCGAACCCGTCGCCGCCGTCCGCCTCCACCCCCGTGAACCCGCCCTGATCACCCACAGTTCGGGAACCACCGGCATCCCCAAGCTCGCCGTGCACTGCGCGAACACCATGTGGAACCGCCTCGTACCGCAGCAGGCGATGGGCTGGCCAACCCGTGGCGAGACGGCCGCGCTGCACATGTCGTTCGTGCACTCGCGCTTCTACCATCTCCTCGGCGTGCTTCTGCACTTCGGCAGTCCGTTGCTCCTGATCACTGACCCGACCCCGGCCGCCGTGGGCCCGCTGCTCGCCCGCCATCGCCCGGGGATCGTGGAGACCCACCCCAACACCTTCGTCCTGTGGGAGGAGTTGGCGGACGCACCGGGCCAACCGCTGTCGCGCGTACGGTCGTACGGGTCGACGTTCGACGCGATCCACCCGCGTACCGTACGGCGGCTGCTGGGCGCCTCGAAACGCCGTAGCGCCTGGCTGATCCAGCTGTACGGGCAGAGCGAGACCGGGCCTGTCGCCTTCCAGTGGTTCACCCGGCGCAGCGTCGCGAAGGCGGACGGCCGCCGGGTCGGGATCGGGATACCCGGCTTCACCCGGGTCCGGGTCACGGACGACGACGGCCGGACCGCGGCACCCGGAAAGCCGGGTCGCATCGAGGCCCGTACGCGCGGGCGCATCCTCACCTACCTCGGCGCGCGCGAGCAGTACGACCGCCAGCTCGACGGCGGCGGGTGGTGGCAGATGGGCGACATGGGGTACCGGAGCAGGCTCGGCGCGCTGTATCTCATCGACCGCGAGATCGACCAGATCGACTCCGTGCACAGCAACCTGGAGGTCGAGGACACGCTGATGGACCGGCTGGAGGAGCTGCGCGAGGTCGTCATCGTGCCGGGCGCCGACCGTGAGCCGGTGCCCGTGGTGTGCGTACGGGACGAGATGCCGCTGGACCCGGACCGCTGGCGTCAGGCGACCGCCGATCTGCCGACGATGGCCGAGCCCCGGCAGTGGCGGTTCGAGGAGCTGCCGATGACGGCGACATGGAAGGTGAAACGGGTGGAGATCACCCGCATGCTCGCCGAGGGCGCACGCGCATGA
- a CDS encoding benzoate-CoA ligase family protein, with product MTTHPSTTAPPAPAAAPAPSPADADAPGNLAAHLAALAERRGWSDRAAFHQSHQGHRSWTHGEVHELAARTATVLARHGVGPGDRVLLALPDGITWVTVFLATARLGAVAVLVNPELPPADHAFMTEDADAVLCVTGPWLAEGEGEEKRFAGRPLLGADQLAALAPAAEPTTTAHPVDAHTPLYVQYTSGTTGRPKGVVHCHGDPKTYHDLIGRRLLRITQDDVTLSVSKLYFAYGFGNALVFPLFSGSSAVLVDRRPSPAAVDELVARHRVTLLYSVPSAYAALVADRGNGHQACFASVRAAVSAGEGLPDGLGQQVGELLGAPVLEQIGSTEAGHAFCANSLDHNHPGTVGRPVPGFEVELRDRAGLPLPGADEGAEGELWVRGPTLTSGYLNRPEETARSLVGGWLATRDRAVREPDGTYRHLGRADDMEMVGGITVSPLEVEAVLRTHPAVKEVAVAALTDERGFSRLRAFVVPAGPVRAGLETELIELARARLAAFKVPRSVSFVPSLPRTSTGKLRRHLVRQGAW from the coding sequence ATGACGACCCACCCGTCCACCACCGCTCCCCCGGCACCCGCAGCCGCACCCGCGCCCTCCCCCGCCGATGCCGACGCCCCCGGCAACCTCGCCGCCCATCTCGCCGCCCTCGCCGAACGGCGCGGCTGGAGCGACCGGGCCGCCTTCCACCAGAGCCATCAGGGGCACCGGTCCTGGACGCACGGCGAGGTGCACGAGCTGGCCGCCCGTACGGCGACGGTGCTCGCCCGGCACGGGGTGGGGCCCGGCGACCGGGTGCTCCTCGCCCTGCCCGACGGCATCACCTGGGTGACCGTCTTCCTCGCCACCGCCCGTCTCGGCGCCGTGGCCGTCCTGGTCAATCCCGAACTCCCGCCCGCCGACCACGCGTTCATGACCGAGGACGCCGACGCCGTGCTGTGTGTGACCGGACCCTGGCTGGCGGAGGGCGAGGGGGAGGAGAAGCGGTTCGCGGGCCGGCCTCTCCTCGGCGCCGATCAGCTCGCCGCCCTCGCGCCCGCCGCCGAACCGACCACCACCGCCCACCCGGTGGACGCGCACACGCCCCTGTACGTGCAGTACACCTCCGGAACCACCGGGCGTCCCAAGGGAGTTGTGCACTGTCACGGCGACCCGAAGACCTACCACGACCTCATCGGGCGCCGACTGCTGCGGATCACCCAGGACGACGTCACCCTCTCCGTCTCGAAGCTGTACTTCGCCTACGGCTTCGGCAACGCCCTCGTCTTCCCGCTCTTCTCCGGGTCGTCGGCCGTGCTGGTCGACCGGCGTCCGAGCCCGGCCGCCGTCGACGAACTCGTCGCCCGGCACCGGGTGACGCTGCTGTACTCCGTGCCGTCCGCCTACGCGGCCCTGGTCGCCGACCGGGGCAACGGCCACCAGGCCTGCTTCGCCTCCGTACGGGCCGCCGTGTCGGCCGGCGAGGGACTGCCGGACGGGCTCGGACAGCAGGTCGGCGAGCTGCTCGGCGCGCCGGTGCTGGAGCAGATCGGCTCGACGGAGGCCGGGCACGCCTTCTGCGCCAACAGCCTCGACCACAACCACCCCGGCACCGTCGGCCGCCCGGTCCCCGGTTTCGAGGTCGAGCTGCGCGACCGCGCCGGGCTTCCGTTACCCGGTGCCGACGAAGGCGCCGAGGGTGAACTCTGGGTGCGCGGGCCGACGTTGACCAGCGGCTACCTCAACCGGCCCGAGGAGACCGCCCGTTCACTGGTCGGCGGCTGGCTGGCGACCCGGGACCGGGCGGTGCGTGAACCGGACGGCACCTACCGGCACCTGGGCCGCGCCGACGACATGGAGATGGTCGGCGGCATCACCGTCTCACCGCTGGAGGTGGAGGCCGTACTGCGCACCCACCCGGCGGTGAAGGAGGTCGCCGTGGCCGCTCTCACCGACGAGCGGGGCTTCAGCAGACTGCGGGCCTTCGTCGTCCCCGCCGGGCCGGTCCGGGCGGGCCTGGAGACCGAACTCATCGAGCTGGCCCGCGCTCGGCTCGCCGCCTTCAAGGTCCCCCGGAGCGTCAGCTTCGTCCCGTCGCTGCCCCGCACCTCGACCGGGAAGCTCCGCCGCCATCTGGTCCGCCAGGGCGCCTGGTGA
- the pabB gene encoding aminodeoxychorismate synthase component I: MKTLLIDNYDSYTYNLFQLIAEVNGEEPTVIRNDALTSRVDSLLQFDKFENVVVSPGPGHPAAPRDFGISARVLAESRIPVLGVCLGHQGIALGESGGIVPAPEPRHGHLSTIRHDERDLFKGLPQNFTAVRYHSLAVREPLPDTLEATAWAEDGVLMGLRHRTRPLWGVQFHPESVLTEYGRRMLMNFRNLTADRARKLRTKNTNVTRTAAAMPKPPSPTVIPRIPAQRRSSQQRPTHRLHTRRIATAVDTEAAFGRMYAGSPRAFWLDSAQVEKGRSRFSFFGDDSGPLAEFVRYDVTSGVCEIERAGRPTRKVRASVFDYLKRQLTNRHVDATGLPFDFTGGYVGYFGYETKADCGASPNVHRAQTPDACWLFADRLIAVDHQDGYTYAVCVAEDTPQATLEAADWLDSALAQLSFVSGQQPPVPVPAAEPDPASAEPWLVRDRATYLADIAACRRELTTGTSYEVCLTNAARMPAPTDAYDFYRVLRRVNPAPYAAFLRFGDLEVAGSSPERFLRITRDGMAEARPIKGTAPRGDAPEEDDRLRDSLAADDKTRAENLMIVDLLRNDLGQVCRTGTVRVSRLMVAETYATVHQLVSYVEGRLREDTDSVDAVRACFPGGSMTGAPKLRTMEIIDTLETEARGVYSGALGYLGCSGGADLSIVIRTAVIADGEMQLGAGGAIVLGSDPVAEYDEMLLKTAAQMRAYQEYQEYQEQYQGDREYGEREYLEYPRSSSLSAAAEEAAR; the protein is encoded by the coding sequence GTGAAGACCCTGCTCATCGACAATTATGACTCGTACACGTACAACCTGTTCCAGCTGATCGCGGAGGTCAACGGCGAAGAGCCGACGGTGATCCGCAACGACGCGCTGACCAGCAGAGTCGACAGTCTGCTGCAATTCGACAAGTTCGAGAACGTGGTCGTCTCCCCCGGACCCGGGCACCCCGCCGCCCCCCGCGACTTCGGGATCAGCGCACGTGTACTCGCCGAGTCACGGATACCCGTACTCGGCGTCTGCCTCGGTCACCAGGGCATCGCGCTCGGCGAGAGCGGTGGGATCGTGCCCGCCCCCGAGCCCCGTCACGGGCATCTCTCCACGATCCGGCACGACGAGCGGGACCTCTTCAAGGGTCTGCCGCAGAACTTCACCGCCGTGCGCTACCACTCCCTCGCCGTGCGCGAGCCGCTGCCCGACACACTTGAGGCCACCGCCTGGGCCGAGGACGGCGTCCTGATGGGGCTGCGGCACCGCACGCGCCCCCTGTGGGGAGTGCAGTTCCACCCGGAGTCGGTCCTCACCGAGTACGGGCGCCGCATGCTCATGAACTTCCGCAACCTCACGGCGGACCGCGCCCGCAAGCTCCGTACGAAGAACACCAACGTCACCCGCACCGCGGCGGCGATGCCCAAGCCCCCCTCCCCCACGGTCATCCCCCGCATCCCCGCCCAGCGCCGTTCGTCGCAGCAGCGTCCCACCCACCGTCTGCACACCCGGCGGATCGCCACCGCCGTGGACACGGAGGCCGCCTTCGGCCGGATGTACGCCGGCTCGCCGCGCGCGTTCTGGCTGGACAGCGCGCAAGTCGAGAAGGGCCGGTCACGGTTCTCGTTCTTCGGGGACGATTCCGGTCCGCTCGCCGAGTTCGTGCGGTACGACGTCACGAGCGGCGTCTGTGAGATCGAGCGGGCCGGACGGCCGACGCGCAAGGTCAGGGCGAGCGTCTTCGACTATCTGAAGCGGCAGTTGACGAACCGTCATGTGGATGCCACCGGCCTGCCCTTCGACTTCACCGGCGGATATGTCGGCTACTTCGGGTACGAGACGAAGGCCGACTGCGGAGCCTCGCCCAACGTGCACCGGGCCCAAACCCCGGACGCCTGCTGGCTGTTCGCCGACCGGCTGATCGCGGTGGACCACCAGGACGGCTACACGTACGCCGTCTGTGTCGCCGAGGACACTCCGCAGGCCACACTGGAGGCCGCCGACTGGCTCGACAGCGCGCTGGCCCAGCTCTCCTTCGTGTCGGGTCAGCAGCCGCCGGTGCCCGTACCGGCCGCCGAGCCGGACCCCGCCTCGGCGGAACCGTGGCTGGTGCGCGACCGGGCCACCTATCTCGCCGACATCGCGGCCTGCCGACGGGAGTTGACGACCGGCACGAGCTACGAGGTCTGTCTGACCAACGCGGCCCGGATGCCCGCCCCGACCGACGCGTACGACTTCTACCGGGTCCTGCGCCGCGTCAACCCGGCGCCGTACGCGGCCTTCCTGCGGTTCGGGGACCTGGAGGTGGCCGGTTCCTCCCCCGAGCGGTTCCTGCGGATCACCCGGGACGGCATGGCCGAGGCCAGGCCCATCAAGGGCACCGCCCCGCGGGGCGACGCCCCGGAGGAGGACGACCGTCTCCGGGACTCGCTGGCCGCCGACGACAAGACGCGCGCCGAGAACCTGATGATCGTCGACCTGCTCCGCAACGACCTGGGCCAGGTCTGCCGCACCGGCACGGTACGTGTCTCCCGGCTCATGGTCGCCGAGACGTACGCGACCGTGCACCAGCTCGTCTCCTACGTCGAGGGACGGCTGCGCGAGGACACCGACTCGGTGGACGCGGTCCGCGCCTGCTTCCCCGGCGGCTCCATGACCGGCGCGCCGAAGCTCCGCACCATGGAGATCATCGACACGCTGGAGACCGAGGCCCGGGGCGTGTACTCCGGGGCCCTCGGCTACCTGGGGTGCAGCGGCGGCGCGGACCTCAGCATCGTCATCCGGACCGCCGTGATCGCCGACGGCGAGATGCAGTTGGGCGCGGGCGGCGCGATCGTCCTCGGCTCGGACCCGGTCGCGGAGTACGACGAGATGCTGCTGAAGACCGCCGCGCAGATGCGGGCCTACCAGGAGTACCAGGAGTACCAGGAGCAGTACCAGGGCGACCGGGAGTACGGCGAGCGGGAGTACCTGGAGTACCCGCGGTCCTCGTCCCTGTCGGCCGCCGCCGAGGAGGCCGCCCGATGA
- a CDS encoding antibiotic biosynthesis monooxygenase: MTRNPVTVTVAYQVIPGRETEFHSWGWAVLRARAREPGFLGGGVLVDGEAEWHVVYRFDSESTALAWENSASWAQWATRAEGLARETGRRTVRGSKVWFESQTDLPAAAPAPAAPPRPPDKWKLWFVNMSAVFPPVLIFNLTILPFLGGVNALIRTLLLCLAVTALVTWILMPRLQRFFKKWLYPPLQALRGRHKRRTA; encoded by the coding sequence GTGACCAGGAATCCCGTCACCGTCACGGTGGCGTATCAAGTGATCCCGGGCCGCGAGACCGAGTTCCACTCCTGGGGGTGGGCCGTGCTGCGTGCGAGGGCGCGTGAGCCGGGATTTCTGGGTGGTGGTGTGCTTGTCGACGGAGAGGCGGAGTGGCATGTGGTCTACCGCTTCGACAGTGAGAGTACGGCCCTGGCCTGGGAGAACTCCGCCAGTTGGGCGCAGTGGGCGACCCGGGCGGAAGGGCTCGCCCGGGAGACCGGGCGCCGTACCGTCCGGGGCTCCAAGGTGTGGTTCGAATCCCAGACGGACTTACCGGCCGCCGCCCCGGCACCGGCCGCCCCACCGCGCCCGCCGGACAAGTGGAAACTGTGGTTCGTGAATATGAGCGCGGTTTTTCCACCCGTGCTCATATTCAATCTGACCATTCTTCCGTTCCTCGGTGGCGTAAATGCGCTCATTCGCACTCTACTGCTGTGTCTGGCCGTGACGGCACTCGTCACCTGGATTCTCATGCCGCGCCTTCAGCGTTTCTTCAAGAAATGGCTCTACCCGCCGCTCCAGGCACTCCGTGGACGGCACAAAAGGCGGACCGCATGA
- a CDS encoding DUF3050 domain-containing protein yields the protein MSRYDWDMTHEGIERARSVIEPVRKEVTAHPIYQRINTTERMATFMEHHVFAVWDFMSLLKSLQRELTCVDVPWVPRGSEVSRRLINDIVLVEESDELNGGFTSHFELYRAGMYEAAADTSRIDTFVALVGEGHDVGSALRVAQVPGPAAEFVRTTFEIINDRPLHCRAAAFAFSREDLIPDMFDQVVKEEGTDRFPLFLDYLSRHIEVDGEEHTPMAMQMVADLCGTSDERWAEAAETATDALEARVRLWDGVVEGMG from the coding sequence ATGTCCAGGTACGACTGGGATATGACCCACGAAGGGATCGAGCGGGCCCGGTCCGTGATCGAACCGGTGCGAAAAGAAGTGACCGCCCACCCGATTTACCAGCGGATAAACACCACGGAACGCATGGCGACGTTCATGGAACACCATGTGTTCGCGGTATGGGATTTCATGTCCCTGCTCAAGTCGCTGCAACGGGAACTGACCTGTGTCGACGTCCCCTGGGTGCCGCGCGGGTCGGAGGTGAGCCGGCGCCTCATCAACGACATCGTGCTCGTGGAGGAGAGCGACGAGCTGAACGGCGGCTTCACCAGCCACTTCGAGCTGTACCGGGCCGGCATGTACGAGGCGGCGGCGGACACGTCCCGTATCGACACGTTCGTCGCCCTGGTGGGAGAGGGGCACGATGTGGGCTCGGCGCTGCGGGTCGCCCAAGTCCCCGGCCCCGCGGCCGAGTTCGTCCGCACCACGTTCGAGATCATCAACGACCGGCCGCTGCACTGCCGGGCCGCGGCCTTCGCCTTCTCCCGCGAGGATCTCATCCCGGACATGTTCGACCAGGTCGTCAAGGAGGAGGGCACCGACCGCTTCCCCCTGTTCCTCGACTACCTGTCCCGCCACATCGAGGTCGACGGCGAGGAGCACACGCCCATGGCGATGCAGATGGTCGCCGACCTGTGCGGGACCAGCGACGAGCGCTGGGCGGAGGCCGCGGAGACGGCCACGGACGCGCTGGAGGCGAGGGTGCGGTTGTGGGACGGGGTGGTCGAGGGGATGGGGTGA
- a CDS encoding glutathionylspermidine synthase family protein translates to MQRRTIEPRPGWQQTVEAQGLVYPLTRHPDDSLRPYWDESAYYVFSLPEVEALEETVEELHGMCLAAADHIVTTNRFADLGITDPRIAAAVAEAWHRRAELPSVYGRFDLRYDGTGPAKLIEYNADTPTSLVEAASPQWFWMEDRFPGADQWNSLHERLIAAWQKQAALLPPGSPLHFAHSAADEIGEDLMTVAYLKETAEQAGLDTEWISMEEIGWDPLSGRFVDNQLRFIRSCFKLYPWEWLTTDEFADHVLDTLDNGGGTGSTLWIEPAWKMLLSNKALLAVLWELYPDHPNLLPAHLDGPRELAYTTGYVAKPLLGREGAGVTVHEPHPTPAAHESEEPCCYQELAPLPAFDGNHVVLGAWVVENESAGLGIRESAGLITDEYARFLPHVIL, encoded by the coding sequence ATGCAGCGCCGTACGATCGAGCCCCGCCCCGGCTGGCAGCAGACCGTCGAGGCACAGGGGCTCGTCTACCCGCTCACCCGTCACCCCGACGACTCCCTGCGCCCCTACTGGGACGAGAGCGCGTACTACGTCTTCTCGCTCCCGGAGGTGGAGGCGCTGGAGGAGACCGTCGAGGAACTCCACGGCATGTGTCTCGCCGCCGCGGACCACATCGTCACCACGAACCGTTTCGCCGACCTCGGCATCACCGACCCGCGCATCGCGGCAGCGGTCGCCGAGGCCTGGCACCGCCGTGCCGAACTCCCTTCCGTCTACGGCCGGTTCGACCTCCGCTACGACGGCACGGGCCCCGCGAAACTCATCGAGTACAACGCCGACACCCCCACCTCCCTGGTGGAGGCGGCCTCGCCCCAGTGGTTCTGGATGGAGGACCGTTTTCCCGGCGCCGACCAGTGGAACTCCCTCCACGAACGCCTGATCGCCGCCTGGCAGAAGCAGGCCGCCCTCCTCCCGCCCGGCAGCCCCCTCCACTTCGCGCACTCCGCCGCCGACGAGATCGGGGAGGACCTGATGACCGTCGCGTATCTGAAGGAGACGGCGGAGCAGGCGGGCCTCGACACCGAGTGGATCTCCATGGAGGAGATCGGCTGGGACCCGCTCTCCGGCCGCTTCGTCGACAACCAACTCCGGTTCATCCGCAGCTGCTTCAAGCTGTACCCGTGGGAGTGGCTCACCACCGACGAGTTCGCGGACCACGTCCTCGACACCCTGGACAACGGCGGCGGCACGGGCAGCACCCTGTGGATCGAACCGGCCTGGAAGATGCTCCTCAGCAACAAGGCCCTCCTCGCCGTCCTCTGGGAGCTCTACCCGGACCACCCCAACCTCCTCCCCGCCCATCTCGACGGGCCACGGGAACTGGCGTACACGACCGGTTACGTCGCCAAGCCGCTCCTCGGCCGGGAGGGCGCCGGCGTGACGGTCCACGAGCCGCACCCCACCCCCGCCGCACATGAGTCCGAAGAGCCTTGCTGTTATCAGGAGTTGGCCCCCCTGCCCGCCTTCGACGGCAACCACGTCGTGCTGGGCGCCTGGGTCGTCGAGAACGAGTCGGCGGGGCTCGGCATCCGTGAGTCGGCCGGTCTGATCACGGACGAGTACGCCCGCTTCCTGCCCCATGTGATCCTCTGA
- a CDS encoding glycine hydroxymethyltransferase: protein MSAEPLSTEPLSTESTAFRSALDVIRAVEPRVADAIGQEVADQREMLKLIASENYASPATLLAMGNWFSDKYAEGTIGRRFYAGCRNVDTVESLAAEHARELFGARHAYVQPHSGIDANLVAFWSVLADRVEVPFLEKTGARQVNDLSDADWAELRQAFGNQRMLGMSLDAGGHLTHGFRPNISGKMFDQRSYGTDPATGLIDYEALRTSARDFKPLIIVAGYSAYPRLVNFRIMREIADEVGATLMVDMAHFAGLVAGKVLTGDFDPVPHAQIVTTTTHKSLRGPRGGMVLCDDSLKDQVDRGCPMVLGGPLPHVMAAKAVALAEARQPAFQDYAQRIVDNARALAEGLMSRGATLVTGGTDNHLNLIDVASSYGLTGRQAETALLDSGIVTNRNAIPADPNGAWYTSGIRIGTPALTTRGLGTAEMDEVAGLIDRVLTAAEPGTTKSGAPSKASHVLDTKISDEISRRATDLVAGFPLYPEIDLG, encoded by the coding sequence ATGTCAGCCGAGCCCCTCTCCACCGAGCCGCTCTCCACCGAATCCACCGCCTTCCGCAGCGCCCTCGACGTGATCCGCGCCGTCGAGCCGCGCGTCGCCGACGCCATCGGCCAGGAGGTAGCCGACCAGCGCGAGATGCTCAAGCTGATCGCCTCCGAGAACTACGCCTCCCCGGCCACCCTCCTCGCGATGGGCAACTGGTTCAGCGACAAGTACGCCGAGGGCACGATCGGCCGCCGCTTCTACGCCGGCTGTCGCAACGTCGACACCGTCGAGTCCCTCGCCGCCGAGCACGCCCGCGAACTCTTCGGCGCCCGGCACGCCTACGTCCAGCCGCACTCCGGCATCGACGCCAACCTCGTCGCCTTCTGGTCCGTCCTCGCCGACCGCGTCGAGGTCCCGTTCCTGGAGAAGACCGGCGCCCGCCAGGTCAACGACCTCTCCGACGCGGACTGGGCCGAGCTGCGCCAGGCTTTCGGCAACCAGCGCATGCTCGGTATGTCCCTGGACGCCGGCGGCCACCTCACCCACGGCTTCCGCCCCAACATCTCCGGCAAGATGTTCGACCAGCGCTCGTACGGCACCGACCCGGCGACCGGCCTGATCGACTACGAGGCGCTGCGCACGTCGGCCCGTGACTTCAAGCCGCTGATCATCGTCGCGGGCTACTCCGCGTACCCCCGTCTGGTGAACTTCCGGATCATGCGCGAGATCGCCGACGAGGTCGGTGCGACGCTCATGGTCGACATGGCGCACTTCGCCGGCCTGGTCGCGGGCAAGGTCCTGACCGGCGACTTCGACCCGGTCCCGCACGCCCAGATCGTGACGACCACCACGCACAAGTCGCTGCGCGGCCCGCGCGGCGGCATGGTCCTGTGCGACGACTCCCTCAAGGACCAGGTCGACCGCGGCTGCCCGATGGTCCTCGGCGGCCCCCTCCCGCACGTCATGGCCGCCAAGGCCGTCGCGCTCGCCGAGGCCAGGCAGCCCGCCTTCCAGGACTACGCCCAGCGCATCGTCGACAACGCCCGCGCCCTCGCCGAGGGCCTGATGAGCCGCGGCGCCACCCTCGTCACCGGCGGCACCGACAACCACCTCAACCTGATCGACGTCGCCTCCTCCTACGGCCTCACCGGCCGCCAGGCCGAGACCGCGCTCCTCGACTCGGGCATCGTCACCAACCGCAACGCCATCCCGGCCGACCCGAACGGCGCCTGGTACACGTCGGGCATCCGTATCGGCACCCCGGCCCTGACCACCCGTGGGCTGGGCACGGCGGAGATGGACGAGGTGGCCGGCCTGATCGACCGGGTCCTCACCGCCGCCGAGCCGGGCACCACGAAGTCGGGTGCCCCCTCGAAGGCCTCCCACGTCCTGGACACGAAGATCTCCGACGAGATCTCGCGGAGGGCGACGGACCTGGTGGCGGGCTTCCCCCTGTACCCGGAGATCGACCTCGGCTGA
- a CDS encoding RNA polymerase sigma factor: MIARVRAGEPEAYAELVRAHTALALRAATALGAGADAEDVVQQAFVKAYCALGRFRDGVAFRPWLLSIVANETRNTVRTAARQRTLAGREACLVGAEPLIPESADPALATLETERHAALQSALERLSEEHRLVVTYRYLLEMDELETAQALGWPRGTVKSRLNRALRKLSRLLPDFRPRDRDGAGEGGSERG, from the coding sequence GTGATCGCACGCGTACGCGCCGGAGAGCCGGAGGCGTACGCGGAGCTGGTCCGCGCTCACACGGCTCTCGCACTCAGGGCGGCCACAGCTCTGGGCGCCGGTGCGGACGCGGAGGACGTGGTGCAGCAGGCCTTCGTCAAGGCGTACTGCGCGCTGGGGCGATTCAGAGACGGCGTGGCGTTCAGGCCGTGGCTGCTGTCGATCGTCGCCAATGAGACGAGGAACACAGTCCGGACGGCGGCGCGCCAGCGCACGCTCGCCGGCCGGGAGGCATGCCTGGTGGGCGCAGAGCCGCTGATACCGGAATCGGCGGACCCGGCGCTGGCAACACTGGAAACGGAGCGCCACGCGGCCCTCCAGTCCGCCCTGGAACGGCTGAGCGAGGAACACCGCCTGGTCGTCACCTACCGCTACCTGCTGGAAATGGACGAACTCGAAACGGCTCAGGCCCTGGGCTGGCCCCGCGGCACGGTGAAGTCCCGCCTCAACCGGGCCCTGCGGAAGCTGAGCCGACTGCTGCCGGATTTCCGGCCTCGGGATCGGGACGGAGCTGGGGAGGGAGGTAGCGAGCGTGGGTGA